One Natrinema longum genomic window, CGACCTCACGGACGGTCCCGTGTTCGCTCTTCGGGAGCGGATCGGGGTCGGCCAGCCGATCCGCGATCGCGTCGGTGACGGCGGGCAGGGCCGGCGCACCGTCCGCGGGGATGAACTTGACCCCGTTGTACTCCGGCGGGTTGTGCGAGGCCGTGATCACGAGTCCGCCCGCGAGGTCCCGTTCGAGGATCGCGTGGGCGACGAGCGGCGTCGGTCGGTCTCGTTCGGAAAGCACGACGTCGAAGCCGTTCGAACACAGCACTCGCGTCAGGTCCTCGGCGAACCCGCGTGAACCCTCGCGGGCGTCGTAGCCGACGGCGACCGGCCCCTCGAGTCCCTCGTCGGCGAGATACGTCGCGACCGCCTGTCCGACCATCCGAACGCGGGGAGCGGTAAACTCCTCGAGCGTCGCCCGCCAGCCGTCGGTACCGAAACTGATCGTCTCCATGCTCGAGTGGTCGAGAGCCGCCGCGAAAAAAGCGATGGGCCGAGAGCCGGTACGGTGGGGATCGAACGGATCGGCCACTGCACCCGCCGGGCGGTCCGTTCCCGCACACGCAGACGGTTTGCTGTCGGTCATCGACGGTGTAACCGCACGACAGGCCGCGGGCACATCGTTACGGTAGACCGTATCAGGCGTCGGTATCGGCGAGGGACTGTTCGAAGAGCCGTTCGCCCGTCTCCTCGCAGGTGACCGCGACGACCTGATGGGACGTACAGCAGGATTCGACGACCTCCTCGCCCATCCGGACGTCGCCGCCGGAGGGACACGTCTCGAGGAACATCCGGAGGCTGTTGAGCACCTCCCCTTTCGTCTCGGGGTCGAACGCGTCCCAGCCGTCGATCCACGTCTCGAGGGCGCGACTCGCGGCGACGTCCGCGATCAGGGCGCTCCGAGAGGGCCAGCGACCGGCCGACGTCGACCGGAACAGCAGGACGCGGGTCTCCTCGCGGGTCACGAGGTCGAACTCGTCGACGTCGGCCTCGAACCCGAAGGCGTCGACGGCCGCCCCGGCACCGACGCCCGACTCGTCGAGGGGCTCGATTTCGTCGAACCAGGCGGTCTCGAACTCGGCAGTGAGACAGAGGTCGTCCTGCTCGTCGCAGGGCTCGAGGACCTCGTGGTCGAGGAAGAACGTCTCGAGGTCGACGATCGCGTGCTCGTCGTTCGTCGCGGTCGGTTCGTCGACGGCATCGGCCGCCGGATCGTCGGGCCGGGTAGCAGTGTCCTCGTCGAACGTCGCAACGGTATCGGATCCGCCCGAACGGGAGGTCGAATCGCCGGCACGATCGGAGCCGGAGCCAGTGGCGTCGGCCGTCGCCGAAGCGTCGACGCCGCCGAGCCCACCTGCCACGTCGGGCGCTGGGTCCTTGCCGAACCAGCGCAGGACTTCCGGCGGGAGGTATCGCTTGGTCAACGTCGGTGTCCCGGGGACGAGATAGCCGCGAAGATAGATCAGCCCGATCGATACCCCGACGGCGAGTGCACCGCCGAGTCGGGATTTCCGTGCGATGACGGAGCCGACCACCGCTGCGATACACAGGTTCAGTACGGTACACGGTCCACACCGGTTCTCGCCGGTGTACTCGGGTTGTTTGAAGTCGTCGACGACGTCGAGTTCCATCGTACAGTAACTATCAGTTCCATCGATGATCTGTTTTTCGAATTGCACGACGAAGACAACACACGCGGCGTCGAACCACGGCACCCCGAGTGGCCGACGACGTCACTCGAGGCCGACGAGCCGTTCTTTGTCCTCGCGGCTCAGTTGTTTGATCTCGTACTCGCGGGACATCGCCGCGGATTTCGAGTCGAAGCGCTCGTGGTATCGAAGTTCGACTGGCGTTCGACCCCGCGTGTACTTCGCACCCTCACCCGCGTCGTGTTCGGCGACGCGACGCTCGAGATCGGTCGTATAGCCGGTATAGAGGGTATGATCGGCACACTCGAGGACGTAGACGACGTGATCGGGCATCGACCGTAGACTGGGACGGGAGCCCAAAAAGGTCTCGTCCGTGGGGGCGCGTGGTTGTTGGTCGCTATCGGTCGCGATGCGTTCAGGTACCGCGAGCGCGCTCTTTCGCGGCTTCCGCGATTCCCGCGTTGGCCGAACAGCTGACACACGCGTGGATTTCGCCGCGTTCGTCGGCGAAGACTCGTGCGAACCGTTCGGAGACGTGCGCGCCGCAGTGGTCACACTTGGGCATTGGTCACACCGGCCGGAGCCGGTACTACGAACTACCGGGTGAACGAATAAATAGCCTTCTCCATACACTGTTTGGCTTTTCGTCTTCGATAAATATTTTTGCCGTAGGAGGCACGCGTGTCAATCCCGCGCGGCGTCGATCGCGCGGGCGATCAGCGTCGCCTGCCCGCCGGCGACGAACCCCGCATCGATGTTGACGACCGACAGGACGGTACACGACTGGAGCATGCCGTCGAGTGCCGCTTCGCCGTCACCGCCGTGACCGTACCCACTCGAGACCGGGACGCCGATGACCGGCGTGTCGACGAGTCCCGCGACGACGGTGGGTAACGCACCCTCCCGGC contains:
- a CDS encoding DUF7563 family protein → MPKCDHCGAHVSERFARVFADERGEIHACVSCSANAGIAEAAKERARGT
- a CDS encoding GIY-YIG nuclease family protein; this translates as MPDHVVYVLECADHTLYTGYTTDLERRVAEHDAGEGAKYTRGRTPVELRYHERFDSKSAAMSREYEIKQLSREDKERLVGLE